The DNA segment TGGCGGGCCACACGGGCGTACTTCTCGCAGACCCAGGCGCCGCAATCGCCATGCTGTTGAAACTTGAAGGGCGACTTCATCAAGGGGCCGGGGTTGCCGTTGAAGACATCGATCGCCACTTGTTTCCCATCGCTCTTCTGCAATTCCGGCTTGGGGTCAAACAGATCGACGGCGCTCGGCGCTCCTTCCATAAACAGCCAGATCACCGACTTTGCGCGGGCAGTAAAGTGAGGCGGGCGCGGAGCAAGCGGATCATTCGATGCGCCATCAGGTTGTCCGGCGGAAATCGCAGAATCACCCAGCAGGTCGCTCAGCGCGAGCAAGCCCAGTCCTCCGCCCGCGCGCGCCAAGAATTGGCGGCGGGAACGCGGCCGCATGACATTTCCGCATGACACACGTCGCTTAGTCGACATACATGAACTCATTGAGGCCGAAGAGGGCTTGGCAAAAGTCAGTCAACGCGAGCTGGCGAGCCTCACCGGCGCCTGCCGATAGTTGAGCAGTCCGACGAGCTTGTTGATCTTTAAGGAATTGGCGGCAAGCAATTCGTTCCTCTTTCGTTGGCTCGCGAGAAACGGCCAACCAGTAGCCGCGGGTCACCCAGTCATCGGGCGATTGGCTTTCCGCCCAAAGCCGTTGTGAAAAATTGGCCGCCCGATCGCGGAGAAAGTGATCGTTCATGAGCGCCAGCGCTTGGGGAGCGACCGTCGTTTGATTGCGCCGGCTGCAACTCACGGAGGCGTCCGGTGCGTCAAACGCCTGCATCCATGGATACTGCACCACGCGCTTGTGGAACATATAGACGGAACGCCGGCTCGTCTCGGCGTTGTCTGGCGCGTCCGTCGGATACGGGTCTTGAGTATTTCTCGCCAGCATCGCCTCGGCGGGAATCGGCGGCTTGAAGGCCGGGCCAAACTGTTGCAAGTTCAGCTTTCCGCTGACTTGTAATACGGCATCGCGGATGATTTCCGCTTCCAGCCGTTGCGGACGCCGTCGCCAGTTTAATCGATTGGTCGGGTCGATTGCGGCCTGTTCGGCATTGAACTCCGACGACTGCATGTACACAGCGCTCGTCATGATTTGTCGGTGCAGTGGCTTGATTCGCCAGCCACCGCTTACCAACTCCTGCGCCAGCCATTCCATCAGTTCCGGATGCGTGGGCGGCTCCCCGCGCACGCCAAAGTCGCTCGCGGTGCGCAGCAGGCCGTCGCCAAAATGGTGCTGCCAGACACGGTTGACCAGCACCCTCGCCGCGAGTGCCCCAGCGCCTTGATCAACATCGGTCACCCATTCGGCCAAGGCGCGACGCTGGCCCGTGCTCCGATCGGTCGGCATTTCCCGGCGCGTGGTCCCCAAATAGTCCTCGGGCGACTTATTACCGGTCAGTACGGTGAGAAACCCCAGCGATAGCGGCTCTTGTTTTGCGTAGAAGTCTCCCCGCGCCAGCAGCCAGGTTGGCTCTGGCGCCGCACCGGTATCGACGATCGCCAAAGCACGGGGCGGCGATTCCGGTTCTTCACGGTCGATCGCCTCCAATTCCGCCTGTAATCGCCGACCTTCCTGGCGCTGCTGATCATTGAACGCCGCCTGGTAGTCATCGTCAGTCAGCTTGAGCAATTCCTCAAACTTCTCTGCGAGCTTAATTCCGAGCTCTGAATCCGTCGCTCGCAATTGTTGCTTTTCCTCAACGGTGATCGGCAGCGCGTCGATTTTCGTTTCGAATAGAGCGGGCGTGAGCAGCCGCTTTTGTTCTTTCCACCACTTATCGAGGCGTGACTTTGCCGCGTCGCGCGCTTCACTCCAACGCGCGGCGCGATCGCGGTAGCTTGCGGCCTCATGCCGTGTTGCCAGCACAACATTGTCGCGAGCCGTGGTCGTGAAGGCGCATTGAATCCGATAATAGTCACGTGTCGGAATGGCGTCGAACTTGTGATCGTGGCAGCGCGCGCAAGCCAAGGTAAGCCCCAGGAACGCCGACACGGTCGTCGCTGCCATGTCGTCCAGCTCATTGAATCGCAGCCGTAGTCGTTCCTCTTCCATCGGCACTGTCAGCACTTGGTTAGGTGCCGCGGTGAGAAAGCCCGTGGCGGCCAGCGCTCCGGGATGGTCAGGTTCGTATTCGTCGCCAGCCAATTGCCAGCGCACGAACGTCTGGTACGACATATCCGAATTCAAGGCCCGAATCACGAAATCGCGAAAATGAAACGCGTTCGGGCGGTCCCGGTCGGTTTCCATCCCATCGCTATCAGCGTAACGGGCTACGTCGAGCCAGTGACGCCCCCAACGCTCGCCATAGTGAGGACTCTCCAGAAGTCGATCCACCAATCGCTCGTAGGCGTCTACCGCTGGGTCGGCCAGAAACGCCGCGACTTCTTCCGGAGCAGGTGGGAGCCCTAACAAATCAAAGTACGCCCGGCGGATCAACACACGCCGATCGGCGATCGGATTGGGACACAGACCTTGAGCGGACAGGGCCGCAATAATGAAGCGATCGACCGGGGTGCGCTGCCAGGCGGAGACGATCTCGCCAGGTGGCTCGACCGCTTGCAATGGGCGGTAGGCCCAGTGTTGGCGGTCTTTTTCGGTGACAATCATCTCGCTGCGGAGCGGCGTCACTGGGTTGTCGCTCTCCGGCCACTCGGCACCCTCGTCGACCCATTTCCGCAGTATTAGCTTTTCGCTGTCACTGAGCGATT comes from the Planctomycetia bacterium genome and includes:
- a CDS encoding PSD1 and planctomycete cytochrome C domain-containing protein produces the protein MKAYSIALVCFLCTVSATASDDHATDFARDVRPILERACWICHGPEKQLGGLRFDLKHGALAAGDSGEPAIVPGNANESELIRRIDATDAEIRMPAEAESLSDSEKLILRKWVDEGAEWPESDNPVTPLRSEMIVTEKDRQHWAYRPLQAVEPPGEIVSAWQRTPVDRFIIAALSAQGLCPNPIADRRVLIRRAYFDLLGLPPAPEEVAAFLADPAVDAYERLVDRLLESPHYGERWGRHWLDVARYADSDGMETDRDRPNAFHFRDFVIRALNSDMSYQTFVRWQLAGDEYEPDHPGALAATGFLTAAPNQVLTVPMEEERLRLRFNELDDMAATTVSAFLGLTLACARCHDHKFDAIPTRDYYRIQCAFTTTARDNVVLATRHEAASYRDRAARWSEARDAAKSRLDKWWKEQKRLLTPALFETKIDALPITVEEKQQLRATDSELGIKLAEKFEELLKLTDDDYQAAFNDQQRQEGRRLQAELEAIDREEPESPPRALAIVDTGAAPEPTWLLARGDFYAKQEPLSLGFLTVLTGNKSPEDYLGTTRREMPTDRSTGQRRALAEWVTDVDQGAGALAARVLVNRVWQHHFGDGLLRTASDFGVRGEPPTHPELMEWLAQELVSGGWRIKPLHRQIMTSAVYMQSSEFNAEQAAIDPTNRLNWRRRPQRLEAEIIRDAVLQVSGKLNLQQFGPAFKPPIPAEAMLARNTQDPYPTDAPDNAETSRRSVYMFHKRVVQYPWMQAFDAPDASVSCSRRNQTTVAPQALALMNDHFLRDRAANFSQRLWAESQSPDDWVTRGYWLAVSREPTKEERIACRQFLKDQQARRTAQLSAGAGEARQLALTDFCQALFGLNEFMYVD